The Alteripontixanthobacter sp. genome has a window encoding:
- a CDS encoding HAD-IIB family hydrolase has protein sequence MHILAIALGGCVRGTPRYGITEDTGGHITYLLGAMGALSKRGDVTRAEIVTRLFDDPGLGEIHSVRHETIGPKLDITRIDSGNRSYLAKERLAADIPAFTRALIAELSARDRLPDVIHAHFSDAAEIAEAIRDALDIPFIYTAHSLGIDKRETADHECPGLEQRIAQEDRAIRQANAIIGSSRDECERQLLAYPSADETRIHRIRPGIDHTPASLQDIASARALIAPFLREPDKPIVLAIARPVRKKNLASLIHAFAGSQALQDKANLAILPGLRHSLEQGEGEQVEVLRELVDLIDAHDLHGKVAYPRQHEPADVRGLYGLTRETGGVFANPAYIEPFGLTILEAAVHGTPVVATDRGGPPDIIDEIGHGRLCDPTRPRSIGAAIEKLLGDTRAWHRASRNALNNIGRVSWTDYADNFNKVARSLMRPTVHQLARCKPNYLMVCDIDNTLTGCRRSAARLSRFLKGRGDIAFGVATGRSLIEARRIMRQWNLPEPQVWITSVGSEIYWQRGRALELDWSFASKISAGWNAPAIRKLFESHEHLVPQAVTDQRTFKVSYFLDNTAKLPAIGQAIERSGNAARVVFSHDRLLDILPAKAGKHAAVEHVAGAMGIAMDRVVVAGDSGNDIDMLEGCPNAILVANREEGIGQLAQRASVYQARRSHAGGVLEGMLVHLRAMNTQMGEAA, from the coding sequence ATGCACATTTTGGCTATTGCGTTGGGAGGATGTGTTAGGGGAACGCCGCGATACGGTATTACCGAAGATACCGGGGGTCACATTACTTATTTGCTCGGCGCGATGGGCGCCTTGTCAAAGCGCGGCGATGTCACCCGCGCAGAGATCGTAACCCGTTTGTTCGACGATCCCGGACTGGGCGAAATTCATAGCGTCCGGCATGAAACCATCGGTCCGAAGCTGGATATCACCCGTATCGACAGCGGCAACCGGTCTTATCTGGCGAAAGAGCGACTGGCTGCGGATATACCTGCATTCACCAGGGCGCTTATTGCCGAATTGTCTGCGCGCGACCGGCTGCCGGATGTGATCCACGCGCATTTCTCCGACGCTGCCGAAATAGCCGAGGCGATTCGCGATGCGCTGGATATTCCCTTCATCTATACCGCCCATTCGCTGGGTATCGACAAGCGCGAGACTGCCGATCACGAATGTCCGGGGCTGGAACAGCGGATCGCCCAGGAAGATCGCGCGATCCGGCAAGCGAACGCCATCATCGGATCGTCCCGCGACGAATGCGAGCGGCAATTGCTCGCCTATCCCTCAGCCGACGAGACGCGCATCCACCGCATCCGCCCCGGGATCGATCACACGCCCGCCAGCCTTCAGGATATTGCCAGCGCGCGCGCTTTGATCGCGCCCTTTCTGCGTGAGCCCGACAAGCCCATAGTGCTGGCGATTGCGCGACCGGTGCGAAAGAAAAACCTGGCTTCGCTGATCCATGCCTTTGCGGGCAGTCAGGCCTTGCAGGACAAGGCCAATTTGGCGATCCTTCCGGGCTTGCGCCATTCGCTCGAACAGGGCGAGGGTGAACAGGTCGAAGTGCTGCGCGAGCTGGTCGATTTGATCGATGCGCACGATCTGCACGGCAAGGTGGCCTATCCGCGCCAACACGAACCAGCCGACGTGCGCGGCCTGTATGGGCTGACCCGCGAAACGGGCGGCGTGTTTGCCAACCCGGCCTATATCGAGCCGTTCGGGCTGACCATTCTGGAGGCAGCGGTTCACGGAACGCCGGTGGTTGCAACCGACCGGGGCGGCCCGCCGGATATTATCGATGAAATCGGCCATGGCAGGCTGTGCGATCCCACGCGGCCCCGGTCGATCGGTGCTGCAATCGAGAAGCTGCTTGGCGATACTCGCGCGTGGCACCGGGCATCGCGCAATGCCCTGAATAATATTGGACGGGTCAGCTGGACCGATTACGCGGATAATTTCAATAAGGTCGCCCGCAGCCTGATGCGCCCGACCGTCCACCAATTGGCGCGGTGCAAGCCGAATTATCTGATGGTCTGCGATATCGACAACACGCTGACAGGGTGCCGCCGCTCGGCAGCGCGGCTCTCGCGGTTTCTCAAGGGGCGCGGCGATATCGCTTTTGGCGTCGCGACGGGCAGGTCGCTGATCGAGGCTCGGCGCATCATGCGGCAGTGGAATTTGCCTGAACCGCAGGTCTGGATCACATCGGTCGGTAGCGAGATTTACTGGCAGCGCGGGCGCGCATTGGAACTGGACTGGTCGTTCGCGTCGAAAATCTCGGCCGGCTGGAACGCGCCTGCTATCCGCAAGCTGTTCGAAAGCCATGAACATCTGGTGCCGCAGGCGGTGACCGATCAACGGACCTTCAAGGTCAGCTATTTCCTCGACAATACGGCGAAACTTCCAGCCATCGGTCAGGCAATCGAGCGCTCCGGCAATGCGGCCCGGGTGGTCTTCAGCCATGACAGGCTGCTCGATATCCTGCCCGCCAAGGCCGGAAAACACGCGGCGGTCGAACATGTTGCCGGTGCAATGGGCATCGCGATGGACCGGGTGGTGGTCGCAGGTGACAGCGGAAACGATATCGACATGCTGGAAGGCTGCCCGAACGCCATACTCGTGGCCAATCGCGAGGAGGGCATCGGCCAATTGGCGCAGCGCGCCTCGGTGTACCAGGCGCGGCGCAGCCATGCTGGCGGGGTGCTGGAAGGAATGCTGGTCCATTTGCGCGCCATGAACACCCAAATGGGAGAGGCGGCATGA
- a CDS encoding nucleotidyltransferase family protein — MKSSSPIAEPIIAVALLAAGRGTRFGGGKLDADLAGKPVGSWAIEQADALPWSRRFIVTCSDIPAFAAAHSGWEVLINPDAAIGMGSSIAVAAKAAAGADRLLILLADMPLIPASHLEEIAQGDGIAFTEHPAGRKGAPAAFPNRCFTRLAELTGDRGAANIDWDEPIAAIPPPNPDCLRDIDTRQTLAAIRREIALRQSGHAAAPEGPSA; from the coding sequence ATGAAAAGCTCCAGCCCCATCGCTGAACCCATAATCGCTGTCGCGCTGCTGGCCGCAGGACGCGGCACGCGGTTCGGGGGCGGCAAGCTGGACGCCGATCTGGCCGGCAAACCGGTGGGTTCATGGGCGATTGAGCAGGCAGACGCCCTGCCATGGTCCCGCCGGTTCATCGTAACCTGCAGCGACATTCCCGCTTTCGCAGCCGCGCATTCGGGCTGGGAAGTACTGATCAATCCAGATGCCGCCATCGGAATGGGCAGCTCGATCGCAGTCGCCGCCAAAGCCGCCGCAGGGGCCGACCGGCTACTCATCCTGCTGGCCGACATGCCGCTAATCCCCGCAAGCCATTTGGAGGAAATCGCGCAAGGAGACGGCATCGCATTCACCGAGCATCCCGCCGGCCGCAAAGGTGCCCCCGCCGCCTTCCCGAACAGGTGCTTTACACGGTTGGCGGAACTGACCGGTGACCGAGGCGCGGCGAATATCGACTGGGATGAGCCCATCGCCGCCATTCCTCCGCCCAACCCCGATTGCCTGCGCGACATCGATACGAGACAGACACTGGCCGCCATCCGCCGCGAAATCGCACTTCGCCAAAGCGGCCATGCCGCCGCGCCAGAAGGCCCATCGGCTTAA
- a CDS encoding TonB-dependent receptor: MITKRIALLGSPILAAIVASPLAAQEADGADDGGAPATPIVVTGEPLEDTPAVAAYSSRELDRQQIISAPSGRIEDVLGAVAGFQQFRRSDSRSSNPSAQGVTLRALGGNATSRALVLLDGVPLEDPFFGYIPLSSIAPERLESVRVTRGGGSGPFGAGALAGTIDLASGDAATLGLVNASALINDRGETELSGSIAQTLGGGFAVASGRWDRGQGFFTTPRDQRVPASARAAFDSWSASLRAVAPLGPQIELQASGRIFDDNRTLRFTGADSSSQGQDASIRVVGRGEWQFDALAYVKARNFSNIVISSTRFVRVLDQRNTPSTGIGGKLEVRPPVGEAHTLRIGADYRRAEGELQEEAFSAFSGNLRERRRAGGTNSDLGLFVEDDWRLGRLILTGGLRADHTRIEAGFFIARDADGNVVSETARADRSDWTFTYRAGAAYQAGDTLRLRAAAYSGIRLPTLNELYRPFVIFPVVTQANAELENERLEGFEAGVDLTPVRGVTFSLTAFDNRLENAIANVTLTPTLRQRQNLPAIHARGLELGTSIARGIVSFDATLAYTDAEVDGRSDGEGASLALDGNRPPQSPRWAGAATLALEPREGTILSASLRHVGAQFESDQETVRLSPATTLGAYAQLPLFGRLSLVARAENLTGETIVTRNAGGTLDLGTPRTFWAGVRYGF; this comes from the coding sequence ATGATAACCAAGCGCATCGCCCTCCTGGGCTCCCCCATCCTCGCCGCTATCGTTGCCAGTCCCCTTGCGGCGCAGGAGGCAGACGGCGCCGACGATGGCGGCGCACCCGCCACGCCGATTGTCGTCACTGGCGAGCCGCTGGAGGATACGCCTGCCGTAGCGGCGTACTCCAGCCGCGAATTGGACCGCCAACAAATCATCTCCGCACCGTCAGGGCGGATCGAGGATGTGCTTGGCGCGGTCGCGGGGTTCCAGCAATTCCGCCGGTCGGACAGCCGCTCTTCCAACCCCAGCGCGCAGGGCGTGACGCTGCGTGCATTGGGCGGCAACGCGACCAGCCGGGCGCTGGTATTGCTCGACGGCGTACCGCTCGAAGATCCGTTCTTCGGCTACATCCCGCTCAGCTCCATCGCGCCGGAGCGGCTGGAGAGCGTTCGGGTGACCCGTGGCGGCGGCTCCGGGCCATTCGGGGCCGGCGCACTGGCCGGTACGATCGACCTTGCCAGCGGCGACGCTGCGACACTCGGCCTGGTCAATGCCAGCGCGCTTATCAACGATCGCGGCGAGACGGAACTGTCGGGCAGCATCGCCCAGACCCTTGGCGGCGGATTTGCCGTGGCTTCGGGCCGGTGGGACCGGGGACAAGGCTTCTTCACCACACCGCGCGACCAGCGCGTGCCCGCATCGGCGCGCGCTGCATTCGATAGCTGGTCGGCATCCTTGCGCGCAGTGGCCCCGCTTGGCCCGCAAATCGAACTCCAGGCAAGCGGGCGTATTTTCGATGACAACCGGACCTTGCGCTTTACCGGGGCCGACAGTTCCAGCCAGGGGCAGGATGCCAGCATCCGCGTGGTCGGGCGCGGTGAATGGCAGTTCGATGCACTCGCTTATGTGAAGGCGCGCAATTTCTCCAACATCGTGATCAGTTCGACCCGTTTCGTGCGCGTGCTGGATCAGCGCAACACGCCCAGCACCGGCATTGGCGGCAAGCTGGAAGTACGTCCGCCGGTGGGCGAGGCGCATACACTGCGCATCGGTGCCGATTATCGCCGCGCCGAGGGTGAGTTGCAGGAAGAGGCGTTCAGCGCCTTTTCGGGCAATCTGCGCGAGCGCCGGCGTGCCGGCGGCACCAATTCGGACCTCGGCCTGTTTGTCGAGGACGATTGGCGGCTGGGCCGGCTCATCCTGACCGGCGGATTGCGGGCGGATCACACGCGCATCGAAGCCGGCTTCTTCATCGCGCGCGATGCCGATGGCAATGTGGTGAGCGAAACGGCCAGGGCGGACCGCAGCGACTGGACTTTTACCTACCGCGCGGGCGCGGCATACCAGGCCGGCGATACGCTGCGCCTGCGCGCCGCAGCCTATTCCGGTATTCGCCTGCCCACACTGAACGAACTTTACCGGCCTTTCGTGATATTCCCGGTGGTGACACAGGCCAATGCCGAGCTGGAAAACGAGCGGCTGGAAGGCTTCGAAGCGGGTGTCGACCTCACCCCCGTACGCGGCGTAACCTTCTCGCTGACCGCTTTCGACAACCGGCTGGAAAACGCCATCGCCAATGTCACGCTGACCCCGACCTTGCGCCAGCGCCAGAACCTGCCCGCGATCCATGCGCGCGGGCTGGAACTGGGCACCAGCATTGCGCGCGGAATTGTCAGCTTCGACGCCACGCTGGCCTACACTGATGCCGAGGTGGACGGCCGGAGCGATGGAGAGGGCGCATCGCTGGCACTGGATGGCAACCGTCCGCCGCAATCGCCGCGCTGGGCCGGCGCGGCCACGCTGGCGCTGGAGCCGCGCGAGGGGACGATCCTGTCGGCCAGCCTGCGCCATGTCGGCGCGCAATTCGAAAGCGACCAGGAAACCGTTCGCCTGTCGCCCGCCACGACGCTGGGCGCTTATGCGCAGCTGCCGCTATTCGGCAGGTTGTCGCTTGTCGCTCGCGCCGAAAATCTTACTGGCGAAACCATCGTGACCCGCAATGCCGGCGGAACCCTCGACCTCGGCACTCCGCGCACGTTCTGGGCGGGCGTCCGGTACGGGTTCTAG
- a CDS encoding NAD(P)/FAD-dependent oxidoreductase has translation MLATPSDFDVLIVGAGISGIGMAAHMEMMCPDRTYAIAERRDNLGGTWDLFKYPGIRSDSDMHTLGFVFEPWKHEKTIADAPAIMDYLNTIVDERGIRQHIRYGHKVLSADWREDEARWHVTMELADGSATVMTANFVYLGSGYYDYDEAYDAGFDTGDFAGQVIHPQFWPDDLDYAGKRVLVIGSGATAVTIVPSMAKGAEGAAHVTMLQRTPTWMFARPAKDAIANFLRKILPEETAYKITRWKNIRMQDFAFKMARNRPEKVKTALKKAIRKALGDNYDDATFTPPYNPWDQRLCLVPDDDLFDAMNAGKASIATGHIERFTRDGVKLTSGEEIKADIVITATGLKLAIAGKIAVSQDGEPVDFSERFYYKGCMFSNLPNLAVVFGYLNASWTLRADINSDYVCRVLNHMRATGSDIAVPVLAENHGLEEDDIFDFSSGYIQRSKHIMPKNAVEYPWRLNQEYVLDRKIMASGAIDDGILAFRKAETEATSDQLEAAE, from the coding sequence ATGCTCGCAACACCGTCCGACTTTGACGTCCTGATCGTAGGCGCAGGGATTTCCGGAATCGGCATGGCCGCTCACATGGAAATGATGTGCCCGGACCGGACATACGCTATCGCCGAACGGCGCGATAATCTGGGCGGCACCTGGGACTTATTCAAATATCCCGGCATTCGCAGCGATAGCGACATGCATACTCTGGGCTTCGTGTTCGAGCCGTGGAAGCATGAAAAGACCATCGCCGATGCCCCGGCGATCATGGATTACCTCAACACCATCGTGGACGAACGCGGCATCCGCCAGCACATCCGCTATGGCCACAAGGTGCTGAGCGCGGATTGGCGCGAAGACGAGGCGCGCTGGCACGTCACCATGGAACTGGCCGACGGGTCCGCCACGGTGATGACGGCGAATTTCGTCTATCTCGGCTCCGGCTATTACGATTACGACGAGGCCTATGATGCAGGCTTCGATACCGGCGATTTTGCGGGACAAGTGATCCACCCGCAATTCTGGCCCGATGATCTCGACTACGCCGGCAAACGCGTGCTGGTGATCGGTTCGGGGGCCACGGCGGTGACCATCGTACCCTCGATGGCCAAGGGTGCGGAAGGCGCGGCGCATGTCACCATGTTGCAGCGTACCCCCACCTGGATGTTCGCCCGGCCCGCCAAGGATGCGATTGCGAACTTCCTGCGCAAGATCCTGCCCGAAGAAACCGCTTACAAAATAACGCGCTGGAAGAATATCCGGATGCAGGATTTTGCCTTCAAGATGGCGCGCAACCGGCCCGAGAAGGTCAAGACAGCGCTCAAGAAGGCCATTCGCAAGGCGCTGGGCGACAATTACGACGACGCCACGTTCACCCCGCCCTATAATCCGTGGGACCAGCGGCTGTGCCTGGTGCCCGATGACGATCTGTTCGACGCGATGAATGCGGGCAAGGCCTCGATCGCCACCGGTCATATCGAACGATTTACGCGGGACGGGGTGAAGCTGACATCGGGCGAGGAGATCAAGGCCGATATCGTGATCACCGCCACCGGGCTCAAGCTGGCCATAGCCGGCAAGATCGCGGTGTCGCAGGATGGCGAGCCGGTCGATTTCAGCGAGCGGTTCTATTACAAGGGCTGCATGTTCTCGAACCTGCCCAATCTGGCGGTGGTGTTCGGCTATCTCAATGCCAGCTGGACGCTGCGGGCGGATATCAATTCCGATTATGTCTGCCGCGTGCTGAACCACATGCGCGCCACCGGAAGCGATATTGCGGTCCCCGTTCTGGCAGAGAACCACGGGCTGGAAGAGGACGATATTTTCGACTTCTCGAGCGGCTATATCCAGCGATCCAAGCACATCATGCCCAAAAACGCGGTGGAGTATCCCTGGCGCCTCAACCAGGAATATGTGCTGGACCGCAAGATCATGGCCTCCGGCGCTATCGACGACGGCATATTGGCGTTTCGCAAGGCCGAAACGGAGGCGACATCGGACCAGCTGGAGGCCGCCGAATAG
- a CDS encoding xanthine dehydrogenase family protein molybdopterin-binding subunit — protein MSAHLTQDEPDNRNVLDSTAQGIIGEPLNRPDGLLKVTGTATYAAEYELDDCLEGVLVTAPFASGRVTSIDEASVTGMPGVVAVIVDERMTPRAIQGTAGEAPITGVCNVDYWGQPIALVVAETFEQARDAAKHLEFEFETQDAVFDPAAVEAEPDEDPTRQGDLAKAMADAAHSVDLHYTTEGHASAAMEPHAAVAEWDGDTLTVRAALQMLNYNISELADAMDLDESKVRLIARYVGGGFGSKLGVSQDIVAASVGAMQLGRPVRVVMSRQQVFQNVMRRSETSQRIRLAVDADGKLTGFGHEARVSNLPEEDFAEPVLQSSDFLYAGENRVLAAQTARVNLMTAGSVRAPGEAVGMPILEAAMDELAEKAGIDPVELRLKNIPEKHPVNGKPYGSHKLAECLRQGAEAFGWDSGSRSPRHTCEGEWWIGTGMASAARVHNVSEAKARVTLRPDGTALVETDMTDIGTGTYTILGQIAGEMLGLPHGDVLTELGDTQHPRGPGSGGSWGAASSGSAVFTACEALREEIARRAGQPADSLTFQDGEVRWDGGSSSLADLVGSDPIAKEGHYEPGDVVDDYVASSFGAFFAEVAVNRWTGETRVRRMTGAFGFGRVLNAKTARSQCLGGMVWCIGSALTESLLFDPTDGHLVNCDLAEYHVPVNRDVPDLEVLMLEERDPVASPIQAKGVGELGVCGGAGAIANAIYNACGARLYALPMTPDRVLAAMPDG, from the coding sequence ATGAGCGCCCATCTGACACAGGACGAACCCGATAACCGCAACGTGCTCGACAGCACCGCGCAGGGTATAATCGGCGAGCCGCTCAATCGCCCGGACGGACTGCTCAAAGTCACCGGTACTGCGACCTATGCAGCGGAATACGAGCTGGATGATTGCCTCGAGGGGGTTCTGGTAACCGCACCCTTCGCCAGCGGAAGGGTCACTTCGATCGACGAGGCTTCGGTCACCGGAATGCCCGGCGTGGTCGCAGTGATCGTCGATGAACGCATGACCCCGCGTGCAATCCAGGGCACTGCCGGCGAAGCACCGATTACTGGTGTCTGCAATGTCGATTACTGGGGCCAGCCCATTGCCCTCGTCGTTGCCGAAACCTTCGAACAGGCGCGCGATGCGGCCAAGCATCTCGAGTTTGAATTCGAAACGCAGGATGCCGTATTCGACCCCGCAGCTGTCGAAGCGGAACCGGACGAAGATCCCACTCGGCAAGGCGATCTGGCAAAGGCGATGGCCGATGCGGCGCATTCGGTCGATCTCCATTATACCACCGAAGGCCATGCCAGCGCAGCGATGGAGCCGCATGCGGCGGTGGCCGAATGGGATGGCGACACGCTGACCGTGCGAGCTGCACTGCAAATGCTGAATTACAATATCAGCGAACTTGCCGATGCGATGGATCTCGATGAAAGCAAGGTCCGCCTGATCGCGCGCTATGTCGGCGGCGGGTTCGGTTCGAAACTGGGGGTCAGCCAGGATATCGTGGCAGCCTCGGTTGGCGCGATGCAGCTGGGCCGCCCGGTGCGGGTCGTGATGAGCCGCCAGCAAGTGTTCCAGAACGTCATGCGCCGCTCCGAAACCTCGCAGCGCATTCGCCTGGCGGTCGATGCCGATGGCAAGCTGACCGGCTTCGGTCACGAGGCGCGCGTGTCCAACCTTCCCGAGGAAGATTTCGCCGAACCGGTGCTTCAATCGAGCGACTTCCTTTATGCCGGCGAGAACCGCGTGTTGGCGGCGCAGACCGCGCGGGTGAACCTGATGACGGCCGGCTCGGTAAGGGCCCCCGGAGAAGCCGTCGGGATGCCGATACTCGAGGCCGCGATGGACGAGCTGGCGGAAAAGGCAGGGATCGATCCGGTCGAGTTACGGCTGAAGAATATTCCGGAGAAACACCCCGTCAACGGCAAGCCATATGGTTCGCACAAGCTCGCCGAATGCCTTCGCCAGGGTGCCGAGGCGTTTGGTTGGGACAGCGGGAGCCGCAGTCCCCGCCACACCTGCGAAGGGGAATGGTGGATCGGCACCGGCATGGCCAGCGCCGCGCGGGTTCATAATGTGAGCGAGGCCAAGGCGCGCGTAACATTGCGCCCCGATGGCACGGCTCTGGTCGAAACCGATATGACCGATATCGGTACGGGGACCTACACGATCCTCGGCCAGATCGCGGGCGAAATGCTCGGCCTGCCGCATGGCGACGTGCTGACCGAACTTGGTGACACACAGCATCCACGCGGGCCGGGCTCCGGGGGAAGCTGGGGAGCCGCCTCGTCGGGCTCGGCCGTATTCACCGCTTGTGAGGCGCTGCGCGAGGAAATCGCACGGCGCGCCGGTCAGCCAGCCGATAGCCTGACTTTTCAGGACGGCGAGGTCCGCTGGGATGGCGGCTCTTCCAGCCTTGCCGACCTAGTCGGAAGCGATCCGATTGCCAAGGAAGGGCACTACGAACCGGGCGATGTGGTCGATGATTATGTCGCCTCCAGCTTCGGCGCATTTTTTGCCGAGGTCGCGGTCAATCGCTGGACGGGCGAAACCCGCGTTCGCCGCATGACGGGCGCTTTCGGCTTCGGCCGCGTGCTCAATGCCAAGACCGCGCGTTCGCAGTGCCTTGGCGGCATGGTCTGGTGTATCGGCAGCGCACTGACCGAAAGCCTGTTGTTCGATCCGACGGACGGCCATTTGGTGAATTGCGACCTGGCCGAATATCACGTTCCGGTGAACCGCGACGTTCCCGATCTGGAAGTGCTGATGCTGGAAGAGCGCGATCCGGTCGCCAGCCCGATCCAGGCGAAAGGCGTGGGTGAGCTTGGCGTATGCGGCGGTGCGGGCGCGATTGCCAACGCAATCTACAATGCCTGCGGGGCGCGTCTTTATGCGCTGCCGATGACCCCGGACCGAGTGCTGGCAGCGATGCCCGATGGCTAG
- a CDS encoding xanthine dehydrogenase family protein subunit M: MKPFNYTRAEGLEQAAKDASQDGALAIAGGTNLLDLMKLQVETPSQLIDVNPLPLGQIEDDRDGLRIGALASNTATASHARVRADYPVLAKAILAGATQQLRNKATTAGNLCQRTRCYYFTNIDQPCNKRDPGSGCGAIDGIAKLHAVLGTSSQCIATYPGDMAVAMAALDAQVEIVGDDGGKRTVPVRSFHRLPGETPQYDNVLEPGEIITGVTLPAPVGGTQLYRKVRERSSYAFALCSVAAIVDIADNRITRADLTFGGLAHKPWHDPRLSELLTGQAPSLELFDEAADLLLENARGYGENDFKIPLARRALTATLCEATGVQP; encoded by the coding sequence GTGAAGCCATTCAATTATACCCGTGCCGAGGGGCTGGAACAGGCAGCCAAGGATGCGTCGCAAGACGGCGCATTGGCGATTGCAGGCGGCACCAATCTGCTCGATCTGATGAAGCTACAGGTCGAAACTCCCAGCCAGCTTATCGATGTCAATCCGTTGCCATTAGGGCAGATAGAAGATGATCGCGATGGCCTGCGGATCGGCGCGCTGGCCAGCAACACCGCCACCGCCTCCCATGCCAGAGTTCGGGCGGACTATCCCGTGCTGGCCAAGGCGATACTGGCCGGGGCTACGCAGCAATTGCGCAACAAGGCGACGACAGCGGGCAATTTGTGCCAGCGCACACGCTGCTATTACTTCACGAATATCGACCAGCCCTGCAACAAGCGCGATCCCGGCTCCGGCTGCGGCGCGATCGACGGGATTGCGAAGCTGCATGCGGTGCTTGGCACCAGCAGCCAATGTATCGCAACCTATCCAGGCGATATGGCGGTGGCGATGGCCGCTCTGGATGCGCAGGTTGAAATCGTTGGCGATGATGGCGGCAAGCGAACCGTCCCGGTGCGCAGTTTCCACCGCCTGCCGGGAGAAACCCCGCAATACGACAACGTACTGGAGCCTGGCGAGATCATCACCGGCGTTACTTTGCCCGCCCCGGTCGGCGGCACGCAGCTTTACCGCAAAGTGCGCGAGCGGTCGTCTTACGCGTTCGCGCTGTGCTCGGTCGCGGCGATCGTCGATATCGCCGATAACCGGATCACCCGCGCCGATCTGACATTTGGCGGACTGGCCCATAAACCCTGGCACGATCCGCGTCTGTCCGAATTACTGACCGGGCAGGCACCGTCGCTGGAGCTGTTCGACGAGGCTGCCGATCTATTGCTCGAAAATGCGCGCGGTTATGGTGAGAATGACTTCAAGATCCCGCTCGCCCGGCGTGCTTTGACAGCCACACTTTGCGAAGCAACGGGGGTACAGCCATGA
- a CDS encoding 2Fe-2S iron-sulfur cluster-binding protein: protein MSLHINGKSHDLPEDPRVSLLDFIRRDAGLTGTKKGCDHGQCGACTVIVNGMRINSCLTLAVMHDGDDVTTIEGLGSVAEPSTLQQAFVDHDGYQCGYCTPGQICSATAMIDEIAAGMPSDATADLTGAPSLTDEEIRERMSGNLCRCGAYSNIVAAIREVAGEAS, encoded by the coding sequence ATGAGCCTGCACATCAATGGGAAGTCACACGATCTGCCGGAGGACCCACGCGTCAGCCTGCTTGATTTCATCCGCCGCGACGCCGGACTGACCGGCACGAAGAAAGGCTGCGATCATGGCCAATGCGGTGCCTGCACCGTCATCGTCAACGGGATGCGGATCAATAGCTGCCTCACGCTGGCTGTCATGCATGATGGCGACGACGTGACCACGATCGAAGGGCTTGGATCGGTGGCGGAGCCTTCTACCCTGCAGCAAGCTTTCGTCGATCACGATGGCTATCAATGCGGCTATTGCACGCCGGGCCAGATTTGCTCCGCAACCGCAATGATAGACGAGATCGCGGCGGGCATGCCCAGCGACGCTACCGCTGACCTGACCGGCGCGCCGAGTTTGACCGACGAGGAAATTCGCGAGCGGATGAGCGGCAATTTGTGCCGCTGCGGTGCTTACTCCAATATCGTTGCAGCCATTCGCGAAGTCGCAGGAGAAGCCTCGTGA
- a CDS encoding XdhC family protein — protein sequence MASGLDILTKAPIAHDAEHAALIAACEPGVALCTIVGIEGSFSRRLGAQLAVHPDGSTSGSLADGCLERQLAADVKTATGPVVKRYGRGSPVIDFRLPCGGGLDILIDPQPDRLACRSAAKALGERRSATLDLPETDLLRARQFIPALRIAAFGEGPEIEALATIARAANIEIDTNGSVADLHALDRYSAIVLLFHDHERERDILGQALASQAFYIGAQGGENARNARAMQLLRDGVAEEQIARIRGPIGSIAACRTPQTLALSVLCEIAGAYEKLQPHR from the coding sequence ATGGCTAGCGGTCTGGATATCCTCACCAAGGCACCGATTGCTCATGACGCCGAACACGCCGCGCTCATCGCTGCGTGCGAGCCAGGGGTGGCTTTGTGCACCATCGTCGGCATCGAAGGCAGCTTCTCGCGCAGGTTAGGTGCCCAGTTGGCCGTCCATCCCGATGGTTCGACCTCCGGCAGCCTTGCCGACGGCTGTCTGGAACGACAGCTGGCCGCCGATGTGAAGACCGCAACCGGGCCGGTCGTCAAACGCTATGGTCGCGGCTCGCCGGTGATCGATTTCCGCCTGCCCTGCGGCGGCGGGCTGGATATTCTCATCGATCCACAGCCGGACAGGCTGGCCTGCAGGAGTGCCGCGAAGGCGCTGGGTGAGCGCCGCTCGGCCACGCTCGATCTACCCGAAACCGATCTGCTCCGCGCACGCCAGTTCATTCCCGCACTTCGCATCGCCGCCTTTGGCGAAGGGCCGGAGATCGAGGCTCTGGCGACTATCGCGCGGGCGGCGAATATCGAGATCGACACGAACGGGTCGGTTGCCGACTTACATGCGCTCGATCGTTACAGCGCTATCGTCCTGCTGTTTCACGACCATGAAAGGGAGCGAGATATTCTGGGACAGGCGCTGGCTAGCCAGGCGTTTTATATCGGCGCACAAGGCGGGGAGAACGCCCGCAATGCGCGCGCGATGCAGCTGCTGCGCGATGGGGTGGCCGAAGAACAAATCGCCCGAATTCGCGGCCCGATAGGCAGCATCGCGGCCTGCCGGACTCCGCAGACGCTTGCTTTGTCGGTGCTGTGCGAAATCGCGGGCGCTTATGAAAAGCTCCAGCCCCATCGCTGA